A region from the Sandaracinus amylolyticus genome encodes:
- a CDS encoding toxin TcdB middle/N-terminal domain-containing protein, producing the protein MNGDGLLDVVEVRRIGLRWRLNLGWGHWADWQDVTGVSFASDSEVLDAQLEDLNGDGRDDVVLVQGNTVRYALNRNLGEMSAFMEMRSSSAVPIPTRTNETTVLFADMNGSGSRDVVWVESSGQVRYLELFPVRPNLMSRLENGIGMVHAIEYGTSVAQQAAQREAGDRDWAHPLPHPMAVVDETDTWVTLTGGDDGAGLHEVVSYVYRDGFYDGVEKTFRGYAEVETRVHADMSRDSQEPALTVQEFDVGAEDPYRAGLTLRTAIFSGEETRPLREERHVYGDCEVADVPTSGLRFPVRHVCETEVSTIHQEGAPPEEWATVRTETQYDGYGHPTLRIEHGVVHMGPPEMSSACAPCDLALSDDQYAGACGAECLGDERYDESAYVEPGRNTDDHWIVGMVHTHRVYAVPGGAASEEHTYYDGRDFEGLPLGRLTAGRVTRKTQRVSETEEIQTERNALDAHGNVIATLDPLGDPDDRTGHRREHVMDADGLRVVRTDILLSSPEGLPYRLRREYAYEPAFDKIVEATGWMLDGAPVESARNSSYFQYDAFGRLVALVRPGDTLDAPTMEVSWELGDPVSRIVARRRTVSGAAPDLHAVTCVDGRGRTYQEFGRVRDGEWLATGFTEYNRTGAEVRIYQPYTLATGDCAIAPPAGVEHVDVLYDGARREIRRRMPDAAMYGNASETRVEHRPLVELVYDENDTDDESPYTGTPGVTTFDGLERVVASERTLRVESGALQSLSTRLFYDGRGHLAGIIDPAGHTRRQSHDLLGRVTQVDDPNSGTTLQSYDAAGNVVARTDARGVVARTEYDGANRPTARHDESNPANSLVTLRYDFALGCDAGECTHAEGEVVESRYPLPAALVAVLGGEEVGVDRIARDSRGRRTRLTRRLGLLVLPVEDVLDGADRVQSTRYPDGQVVSRTYDGASRLTAIDGIAERIEYDERGLPSRIIRADGGEETLQYDVLTRLASHASVAGDGTLLHDASYTRDRHGLIDAIMDGSSRPAGAPSGSSTFGYDSLYRLTETVMGVGSDREERVEHRHDELDNIVGMTSSLGAASRVHVGEYDYDSSRPAVLVGAGGVTYAHDAAGFLVRRDGVDLEWDFLGRLTSASHEGEVRGVFVYGPDQTRVAKLEDGSLTLYVGSDFEIRDGVSRVYPRFERNRLARAQSTALAAALYGDPDGDSEIRAGDALVDHGGSSDLRRAILRASARRALHDESPAPVHLYSDHLGSLIAATREGGVVGRRRYYPFGQTLAQDGFVDERGFSGQELDSSTGLLAFEWRYLDPTTGRWASADPAFEQLAVDRVGSPDDLSETVARFAYVGGSPIDRVDPSGLMKESTRQVVYRTFQFLTAVGVVFTTINSTYAVEKGHDATFHENRGDSDEAVVSAHEMGVSVGYAIGGAVLTIASAVTAYMTQGKDPVLTQLEAIDKRLEGIEQQLGADQSQSSGPVISSQRSSLDVVVDLPRSRSGSDVSTGSRGSSMSGYMFSESQEELDSSEEVGLP; encoded by the coding sequence ATGAACGGCGACGGATTGCTCGACGTGGTCGAGGTGCGCCGGATTGGACTGCGCTGGCGATTGAACCTGGGATGGGGCCATTGGGCGGACTGGCAGGACGTGACGGGCGTGAGCTTCGCGTCGGACAGCGAGGTGCTCGACGCGCAGCTGGAGGATCTGAACGGCGATGGGCGCGACGACGTGGTGCTCGTGCAGGGCAACACGGTGCGCTACGCGCTGAATCGAAATCTCGGCGAGATGAGCGCGTTCATGGAGATGCGCAGCTCGAGCGCGGTGCCGATCCCGACGCGCACCAACGAGACCACGGTGCTGTTCGCCGACATGAACGGCAGTGGCTCACGCGACGTGGTGTGGGTCGAGAGCAGCGGTCAGGTGCGGTATCTCGAGCTCTTCCCGGTGCGCCCGAACCTGATGAGCCGTCTGGAGAACGGCATCGGGATGGTGCACGCGATCGAGTACGGGACGTCGGTGGCGCAGCAGGCTGCGCAGCGCGAAGCGGGCGATCGCGACTGGGCACATCCGCTGCCGCACCCGATGGCGGTCGTCGATGAGACCGATACGTGGGTGACGCTGACCGGCGGAGACGACGGCGCGGGCCTTCACGAGGTGGTCAGTTACGTCTATCGCGACGGCTTCTACGACGGAGTCGAGAAGACGTTCCGCGGATATGCCGAGGTCGAGACGCGCGTGCATGCGGACATGTCGCGCGACAGTCAGGAGCCCGCGCTCACGGTGCAGGAGTTCGACGTGGGCGCGGAGGATCCGTATCGCGCGGGACTGACGCTGCGGACTGCGATCTTCTCGGGCGAGGAGACTCGGCCGCTGCGTGAGGAGCGGCACGTGTACGGCGACTGCGAGGTCGCGGATGTGCCGACGAGCGGGCTGCGCTTCCCGGTGCGCCACGTCTGCGAGACCGAGGTCTCGACGATTCACCAGGAAGGCGCGCCGCCCGAGGAGTGGGCGACGGTACGCACCGAGACGCAGTACGACGGATACGGACATCCGACGCTGCGCATCGAGCACGGCGTGGTGCACATGGGCCCGCCCGAGATGTCGAGTGCGTGCGCGCCGTGTGACCTCGCGCTGAGCGACGACCAATACGCGGGCGCGTGTGGCGCGGAGTGCCTCGGTGACGAGCGCTACGACGAAAGCGCCTATGTCGAGCCGGGGCGCAATACCGATGATCACTGGATCGTCGGCATGGTGCACACCCATCGCGTGTACGCAGTGCCGGGCGGCGCGGCGAGCGAGGAGCACACGTACTACGACGGTCGTGACTTCGAGGGCCTTCCGCTCGGTCGGCTCACCGCGGGGCGCGTCACGCGCAAGACCCAGCGCGTGAGCGAGACCGAGGAGATCCAGACCGAGCGCAACGCGCTCGACGCGCACGGCAACGTGATTGCCACGCTCGACCCGCTCGGCGATCCCGACGACAGGACGGGACATCGCCGCGAGCACGTCATGGACGCCGATGGACTGCGCGTGGTGCGCACGGACATCCTGCTCTCCAGCCCGGAAGGACTGCCCTATCGACTTCGCCGCGAGTACGCGTACGAGCCCGCGTTCGACAAGATCGTCGAAGCGACCGGCTGGATGCTCGATGGCGCTCCCGTGGAATCGGCACGGAACTCCAGCTACTTCCAATACGACGCATTCGGGCGTCTCGTTGCGCTCGTACGTCCCGGCGACACGCTCGACGCGCCGACGATGGAAGTGAGCTGGGAGCTGGGAGATCCCGTCAGCCGCATCGTCGCGCGCCGCCGCACGGTCAGCGGCGCAGCACCCGACCTCCACGCCGTGACGTGCGTCGACGGCCGTGGCCGGACCTACCAGGAGTTCGGTCGAGTCCGGGACGGCGAGTGGCTCGCGACCGGATTCACCGAGTACAACAGGACCGGCGCCGAAGTCCGCATCTATCAGCCGTACACGCTCGCGACGGGGGATTGTGCGATCGCGCCGCCCGCGGGCGTCGAGCACGTCGACGTTCTCTATGACGGTGCCCGGCGCGAGATCCGCCGCCGGATGCCCGACGCGGCGATGTACGGCAACGCCTCCGAGACTCGCGTCGAGCATCGGCCGCTCGTCGAGCTCGTGTACGACGAGAACGACACCGACGATGAGAGTCCGTACACGGGCACGCCTGGCGTGACCACGTTCGACGGACTCGAGCGCGTGGTCGCGAGCGAACGCACGCTGCGCGTCGAGAGCGGGGCACTGCAGAGTCTCTCGACCCGCCTGTTCTACGACGGTCGCGGACACCTCGCCGGAATCATCGACCCGGCGGGGCACACGCGGCGTCAGTCGCACGATCTCCTCGGCCGCGTGACACAGGTCGATGACCCGAACAGCGGCACGACCCTTCAGTCCTACGACGCCGCAGGAAACGTGGTGGCGCGTACCGATGCGCGCGGGGTGGTGGCGCGGACCGAGTACGACGGTGCGAATCGACCGACCGCACGCCACGACGAGAGCAATCCAGCGAACAGTCTCGTCACACTGCGGTACGACTTCGCCCTGGGATGCGATGCAGGCGAATGCACGCATGCCGAAGGCGAGGTGGTGGAGTCGCGTTATCCGCTGCCTGCGGCGCTCGTGGCGGTTCTGGGTGGCGAAGAGGTCGGCGTCGACCGCATCGCGCGGGACAGCCGCGGTCGTCGAACGCGGCTCACTCGTCGTCTAGGGCTCCTGGTGCTTCCCGTGGAGGACGTGCTCGATGGCGCGGATCGCGTTCAGTCCACGCGATACCCCGACGGGCAGGTCGTGAGCCGGACGTACGACGGCGCGAGTCGACTCACGGCCATCGATGGGATCGCGGAACGCATCGAGTACGACGAACGGGGGCTGCCGTCCCGCATCATCCGAGCGGATGGCGGCGAAGAGACCCTCCAGTACGACGTGCTCACTCGGCTCGCGTCGCATGCGAGCGTCGCGGGTGACGGAACGCTCCTCCACGACGCGTCGTACACCCGCGACCGGCACGGCCTGATCGATGCGATCATGGATGGTTCCAGCCGACCGGCGGGTGCACCGAGTGGCTCGAGCACCTTCGGATATGACTCGCTCTATCGACTCACCGAGACCGTCATGGGTGTCGGAAGCGATCGCGAGGAGCGGGTCGAGCACCGCCACGACGAGCTCGACAACATCGTCGGCATGACGAGCAGCCTCGGTGCCGCGAGCCGGGTGCACGTTGGCGAGTACGACTACGACAGCAGCCGGCCGGCGGTGTTGGTTGGGGCAGGCGGCGTGACGTATGCGCACGATGCGGCAGGGTTCCTCGTCCGCCGAGACGGCGTGGATCTGGAGTGGGACTTCCTCGGCCGCCTGACGAGCGCCTCGCATGAAGGTGAGGTGCGCGGCGTGTTCGTGTACGGCCCTGACCAGACTCGAGTTGCGAAGCTCGAGGACGGTTCGCTCACCCTCTACGTCGGCTCCGACTTCGAGATTCGCGACGGCGTGAGTCGCGTTTATCCGCGGTTCGAGCGAAATCGCCTCGCGCGAGCTCAGTCGACGGCGCTCGCGGCGGCGCTCTACGGTGATCCCGACGGCGACTCCGAGATCCGCGCCGGCGACGCTCTCGTCGACCACGGGGGATCTTCCGACCTGCGTAGGGCAATCCTGCGGGCGAGCGCGCGTCGAGCGCTACACGACGAGAGCCCGGCACCCGTCCACCTGTACTCGGACCACCTCGGCAGCTTGATCGCAGCGACGCGAGAGGGTGGGGTCGTCGGACGTCGTCGCTACTATCCGTTCGGCCAGACGCTCGCGCAGGACGGCTTCGTCGACGAGCGAGGCTTCTCGGGACAGGAGCTCGACTCGAGCACTGGACTACTCGCGTTCGAGTGGAGGTATCTCGACCCGACCACCGGTCGGTGGGCGAGCGCGGATCCGGCGTTCGAGCAACTCGCGGTCGACCGTGTCGGCTCGCCCGATGACCTGTCGGAAACCGTCGCGCGGTTCGCGTACGTCGGGGGGAGCCCGATCGATCGAGTCGACCCGTCCGGGCTCATGAAGGAGAGCACTCGGCAGGTCGTCTATCGCACCTTCCAGTTCCTGACGGCGGTGGGGGTGGTCTTCACCACGATCAACTCGACCTATGCAGTCGAGAAGGGGCACGACGCGACCTTCCACGAGAACCGGGGTGACAGCGACGAAGCGGTCGTGAGCGCGCACGAGATGGGCGTCTCGGTGGGCTATGCGATCGGTGGCGCCGTCCTGACCATCGCGTCCGCCGTCACTGCGTACATGACTCAAGGGAAGGATCCGGTCCTGACCCAGCTGGAGGCGATCGACAAGCGCCTCGAGGGGATCGAACAACAGCTGGGAGCTGATCAGAGCCAGTCCTCTGGTCCGGTCATCTCCTCGCAGCGGTCGTCTCTCGACGTGGTCGTCGACCTGCCGCGTTCGCGCTCCGGTAGCGACGTCAGCACCGGCAGTCGCGGCAGTAGCATGAGCGGATACATGTTCAGCGAGAGCCAGGAAGAGCTCGATTCGAGCGAGGAAGTCGGGCTTCCGTGA
- a CDS encoding serine/threonine-protein kinase: protein MGRMDSRGWPRFGACGSAGGSAEDTRDEVSGVRPCMPRRPERVGPYRVLGVLGEGGMGVVYLAERGTTRVAVKCLRTAPGAGARRRFEAEAFVQSALSHPNVVRVLDGDTGPEPYLVLELVEGPSLLALCSALGARGLRLPIDACLYVAERAARALAHAHALEDEHGRSLEIVHRDVSPSNLLLTREGSVKLTDFGLVRHRDRDWATTAGLALGKIGYMPPELLRGGEVDARADVYALGVVLWECLTGRVLVPRRSLFEAAERVVQGQHPAPSTWRPRVPTEVDALVARAISIDPDARPSAAGLASALCLARRGRGRRTLERAVRGEGGAAC, encoded by the coding sequence ATGGGACGGATGGACTCGCGCGGGTGGCCGCGCTTCGGCGCGTGCGGATCCGCGGGCGGATCCGCCGAGGACACGCGCGACGAGGTCTCGGGGGTGCGCCCGTGCATGCCGCGCCGGCCCGAGCGCGTGGGCCCCTACCGCGTGCTCGGTGTGCTCGGCGAAGGCGGGATGGGCGTCGTCTACCTCGCGGAGCGCGGCACGACGCGCGTCGCGGTGAAGTGCCTGCGCACCGCGCCCGGCGCCGGCGCGCGGCGCCGCTTCGAGGCCGAGGCGTTCGTGCAGAGCGCGCTCTCGCACCCCAACGTGGTGCGCGTGCTCGACGGCGACACCGGGCCCGAGCCCTACCTCGTGCTCGAGCTCGTCGAGGGGCCGAGCCTGCTCGCGCTCTGCAGCGCGCTCGGCGCGCGCGGGCTCCGCCTGCCCATCGATGCGTGCCTCTACGTCGCCGAGCGCGCGGCGCGGGCCCTCGCGCACGCCCACGCGCTCGAGGACGAGCACGGACGATCGCTCGAGATCGTGCACCGCGACGTCTCGCCCTCGAACCTGCTGCTCACGCGCGAGGGCAGCGTGAAGCTCACCGACTTCGGCCTCGTGCGTCATCGCGATCGCGACTGGGCCACGACCGCCGGGCTCGCGCTCGGCAAGATCGGCTACATGCCGCCCGAGCTGCTGCGCGGAGGAGAGGTCGATGCGCGCGCCGACGTCTATGCGCTCGGCGTCGTGCTCTGGGAGTGCCTCACGGGTCGCGTGCTGGTCCCGCGCCGCAGCCTCTTCGAGGCCGCCGAGCGCGTGGTGCAGGGCCAGCACCCCGCGCCCTCGACGTGGCGCCCGCGCGTCCCGACGGAGGTCGACGCGCTCGTCGCGCGCGCGATCAGCATCGATCCCGACGCGCGCCCCAGCGCGGCCGGGCTCGCGAGCGCGCTCTGCCTCGCGCGGCGTGGTCGCGGCCGGCGCACCCTGGAGCGTGCGGTGCGTGGTGAAGGAGGTGCGGCGTGCTGA
- a CDS encoding ATP-binding protein encodes MSPHRSFEDHARESSVRYATQLGLVMMVAAIVWWPIDLLLFDDRQVLRAFALWRTGTILVTGLGIAVLRALPRGSRAVHGVIITAMCLDAAIVGYSGSISGTLGERYYEVSTILPLSSIALLVAWPLRVLTTAVVTTAYVAPLLVSGVVPWEPSLIAGQVSLVVFTSIVSVVFGETHHRLARQSHAQQLALDQRSRELEEIDRLKNDFFANVSHELRTPLTLILGMLRELREDDDEGTRARVDTAERNAARLLVMIDELLELARFTSGRAEPRKRTVDVASLVREVSANFRASDRSGVTLAGCDAPILAQVDARQLRTALHNLLSNAHKFTDPATRRIEVAVRRAGAHVEIAVTDNGIGIPSSARDRLFERFFQVDAGRGRSRGGAGIGLALVHDIATAHGGDVRLESELGRGSVFTLSLPIGAPSTGDDERATLDHDELAALHRLATAAPVPPPRAEISEIGETIVVAEDDPELRAYLVRLLGGRYRVIETSNGREALDAVAHVAPALIVTDAMMPGTSGFDLARALRGRPETARIPVLFLTARTGGAARVEAYEAGADDFLNKPFEPGELLARVRNLLELRAFERELAETNERLEHKVRERTVELRELARHLERSREDERRRIARDLHDETGQLLTAMRMELDLARSGEGSLASSLERMNDVLDQAFDATRALVGELRPRILDDLGLGPAIEWYVPRFATRSGLRCELVVEPRELVASPEISTAAFRIVQESLTNVARHAAAKSVRVRLAKQRDVLALEIADDGRGFDPSAARAGYGLLGMRERVLAHDGSLDVDSAPGRGTRVRVTLPIGTSRRPVREPEDTLALGAPPRAGDGLR; translated from the coding sequence GTGTCCCCGCACCGTTCCTTCGAGGACCACGCGCGAGAGAGCTCGGTCCGCTACGCGACGCAGCTCGGTCTCGTGATGATGGTCGCCGCGATCGTCTGGTGGCCGATCGATCTCCTGCTCTTCGACGATCGACAGGTGCTCCGCGCCTTCGCGCTCTGGCGCACCGGCACGATCCTCGTGACGGGCCTCGGCATCGCGGTGCTGCGCGCGCTGCCGCGCGGCTCGCGCGCCGTGCACGGCGTGATCATCACCGCGATGTGCCTCGACGCCGCGATCGTCGGCTATTCGGGCTCGATCAGCGGCACGCTCGGCGAGCGCTACTACGAGGTCTCCACGATCCTCCCGCTCTCGTCGATCGCGCTCCTCGTGGCGTGGCCGCTGCGTGTGCTGACGACCGCGGTCGTGACCACCGCGTACGTCGCGCCGCTCCTCGTGTCGGGCGTGGTGCCGTGGGAGCCCAGCCTGATCGCCGGACAGGTCAGCCTCGTCGTGTTCACGTCGATCGTGAGCGTCGTCTTCGGCGAGACGCACCATCGCCTCGCGCGGCAGAGCCACGCGCAGCAGCTCGCGCTCGATCAGCGCTCGCGTGAGCTCGAGGAGATCGATCGCCTCAAGAACGACTTCTTCGCCAACGTGAGCCACGAGCTGCGCACGCCGCTCACGCTGATCCTCGGCATGCTGCGCGAGCTGCGCGAGGACGACGACGAAGGCACGCGCGCGCGCGTCGACACCGCCGAGCGCAACGCGGCGCGCCTGCTCGTCATGATCGACGAGCTGCTCGAGCTCGCGCGCTTCACCAGCGGGCGCGCCGAGCCGCGCAAGCGCACCGTCGACGTCGCGTCGCTGGTGCGCGAGGTCAGCGCGAATTTCCGCGCCTCCGATCGCAGCGGCGTCACGCTCGCGGGCTGCGACGCCCCGATCCTCGCGCAGGTCGACGCGCGGCAGCTCCGCACCGCGCTGCACAACCTGCTCTCGAACGCGCACAAGTTCACCGACCCCGCGACGCGACGCATCGAGGTCGCCGTGCGTCGCGCCGGCGCGCACGTCGAGATCGCGGTGACCGACAACGGGATCGGCATCCCGAGCTCGGCGCGCGACCGCCTGTTCGAGCGCTTCTTCCAGGTCGACGCCGGGCGCGGGCGATCGCGCGGCGGCGCCGGGATCGGGCTCGCGCTCGTGCACGACATCGCGACCGCGCACGGCGGCGACGTGCGGCTCGAGAGCGAGCTGGGACGCGGCAGCGTGTTCACCCTCTCGCTGCCGATCGGCGCACCGAGCACCGGCGACGACGAGCGCGCGACCCTCGACCACGACGAGCTCGCCGCGCTGCACCGCCTCGCGACCGCCGCGCCCGTCCCGCCGCCGCGCGCCGAGATCTCGGAGATTGGCGAGACCATCGTCGTCGCCGAGGACGACCCCGAGCTCCGCGCGTACCTCGTGCGACTGCTCGGAGGCCGCTATCGCGTGATCGAGACCTCGAACGGGCGCGAGGCGCTCGACGCCGTCGCGCACGTCGCGCCCGCGCTGATCGTGACCGACGCGATGATGCCGGGAACGAGCGGGTTCGACCTCGCGCGCGCGCTGCGCGGCAGGCCCGAGACCGCGCGCATCCCGGTGCTCTTCCTCACCGCGCGCACGGGCGGCGCGGCGCGCGTCGAGGCCTACGAAGCGGGCGCGGACGACTTCCTCAACAAGCCGTTCGAGCCCGGCGAGCTCCTCGCGCGCGTCCGCAACCTCCTCGAGCTGCGCGCGTTCGAGCGCGAGCTCGCCGAGACCAACGAGCGCCTCGAGCACAAGGTCCGCGAGCGCACCGTCGAGCTGCGCGAGCTCGCGCGTCACCTCGAGCGCAGCCGCGAGGACGAGCGCCGCCGCATCGCGCGTGATCTCCACGACGAGACCGGTCAGCTGCTCACCGCGATGCGGATGGAGCTCGATCTCGCGCGCAGCGGCGAGGGCTCGCTCGCCTCGAGCCTCGAGCGGATGAACGACGTGCTCGATCAGGCGTTCGACGCGACGCGCGCCCTCGTCGGCGAGCTGCGCCCGCGGATCCTCGACGATCTCGGGCTCGGCCCCGCGATCGAGTGGTACGTGCCGCGCTTCGCGACGCGCTCGGGGCTGCGCTGCGAGCTCGTCGTCGAGCCGCGCGAGCTCGTGGCCTCGCCCGAGATCTCGACCGCGGCGTTCCGCATCGTGCAGGAGAGCCTCACGAACGTCGCGCGCCACGCCGCCGCGAAGAGCGTGCGCGTGCGGCTCGCGAAGCAGCGGGACGTGCTCGCGCTCGAGATCGCCGACGACGGGCGCGGCTTCGATCCCAGCGCGGCGCGCGCAGGCTACGGCCTCCTCGGGATGCGCGAGCGCGTCCTCGCGCACGACGGATCGCTCGACGTCGACAGCGCGCCGGGCCGAGGCACGCGCGTGCGGGTGACGCTCCCGATCGGCACTTCGCGGCGGCCAGTCCGCGAACCGGAAGACACTCTCGCACTCGGCGCGCCCCCGCGCGCCGGGGATGGGCTCCGATGA
- a CDS encoding response regulator transcription factor: protein MTTMIRVFVVDDHAVVREGIKRIVQTAPDMMLVGEAGDGDEVLARAEHESWDVLVLDLSLPGRSGLDVLTRIKQRRPQTKVVILTMHAEDQYALRVLRAGADGYLTKGRSSQELLEAIRKVASEGKYVTGRLAELLLSGSTSEHPHESLSDREHEILVMLGRGMTPSAVADALAVKPSTVSTHVRSIKDKLGAESLGDLVQYAVRAGLV from the coding sequence ATGACGACGATGATCCGTGTGTTCGTGGTCGACGACCACGCCGTCGTGCGCGAGGGGATCAAGCGCATCGTGCAGACCGCGCCCGACATGATGCTCGTCGGCGAGGCGGGCGACGGCGACGAGGTCCTCGCGCGCGCCGAGCACGAGTCGTGGGACGTGCTCGTGCTCGACCTCTCGCTGCCCGGCCGCAGCGGGCTCGACGTGCTCACGCGCATCAAGCAGCGCCGGCCGCAGACCAAGGTCGTCATCCTGACGATGCACGCCGAGGATCAGTACGCGCTGCGCGTCTTGCGCGCGGGCGCCGACGGCTACCTCACGAAGGGCCGATCCTCGCAGGAGCTGCTCGAGGCGATCCGCAAGGTCGCGAGCGAGGGCAAGTACGTCACCGGCCGCCTCGCGGAGCTGCTCCTCTCGGGCAGCACGAGCGAGCATCCGCACGAGTCGCTCTCCGATCGCGAGCACGAGATCCTCGTGATGCTCGGACGCGGGATGACACCGTCCGCCGTCGCCGACGCGCTCGCCGTGAAGCCGAGCACCGTCAGCACCCACGTGCGCAGCATCAAGGACAAGCTGGGCGCCGAATCGCTCGGCGATCTCGTGCAGTACGCGGTGCGCGCCGGCCTGGTGTGA